Genomic DNA from Pistricoccus aurantiacus:
TATCGTTGCTACCTATCTGCTTCCAGAGTTCGAGCAGTTCCTGAGGTGCCTGATCCTCCGCCAGCTGCAGGGACCAGACCGTTTCGCCGCTGTCCTTGAGCTCGATCAGCACCTTAATGACGCGGCGGTCGGCGCTTTCAGAAGAGATCGGTTCCTGGTGCTGCTGAGCTGTTGCGAGCAGGCGCTGCAGGTCTTCGCGCTGAGCATCATCCAGGCGCGCGCAGACAATCCGGCGCGGCTTGGCGAGACCAGGAAAATGCGCGATGCCACCCTCTCGACTTAGACAAACCACGGTGGCCGGGGTCAGCGGTGGCGGGATTTTACTCGCTCGATCAGGATTGCTCATACGTCCACTCCCACGTCTCGCCATGCATCACGAATGGCTTGCTGCTCACGACCCAAGGCACCGTAAAGATGGCCTGCCTGCTGCAATGTCATCTCGGCGAAGGTCGCGAAGTCACTATCTTCCGGCAATCGCGGGTCCGTCAAGGTGACGTACCAGACCCGACCCGCCGCGTCCCAGGCGTTGCCCCCCAAGGCCATCGCGGCAAGATAAAACGCCTTGTTGGGAATACCCGAGTTGATGTGCACGCCGCCGTTGTCTTCTTCGGTCACCACGAAATCGCGCATATGCGCCGGCTGGGGGTCCTTTCCCAGAATCCTGTCGTCGTAGGCGGTGCCGGGATTAGCCATGGAGCGCAGGGCCCGGCCATTGACCCGCTCGGTGAATAGCCCTTCTCCGACCAGCCAGTCCGCGTCCTCGACGGTCTGCTCGTGATGATACTGCTTGACCAGACTGCCCAGCACATCCGCAATGGATTCGTTGAGCGCGCCGGATTGACCTTGATAGATCAGTTTCGCCTCGTGGCCAATCACACCATGAGCCAACTCGTGTCCGATGATATCCAGGGCAATGGTGAAGCGATTGAACAACTCGCCGTCGCCATCACCGAATACCATCTGCGTGCCGTTCCAGAAGGCGTTGACGTAGTCCTGTCCGTAATGCACCGTGGCCAGCAACGCCATGCCTACTTCGTCGATGGAGTGGCGTCCGAGTATGTCCCAGAAGAAACGATAGGTGGCACCCAAACCGGCGTAGGCTTCATCCGCGGTGATATCGCCGGTTTCTTCCTCTCCTTCCTGGCGAATCAATTTGCCGGGCAATGTCTGTTCCTGGTTCGCCGTATAGACATAGCGCAGCGGCTGGCCTTCTTCCGCGCTCGCCTCGGGCAAGTCCAGGGTCTCGGCGCGAGATCGAAAGTGCCGATCGACCAGCAAGGTTCGACTGGCCAGATGGCCGAGGCCTGGCTCTGCTTGCGAGGCCACCCGCTCGAGAAGATAGGGAGGCAGGAAATGGTGTGCGGCGTGAGTCATGTTCTCCCTCCTGGGAACTTCGTGGTAGCGACTTTTCCTGATCCCGGTAAACTACCTAGCGTCCTATCAACCCGCCAGGGTTCAGTCATCGTCTGGAAAACCCGTCATGTCAGCCCGTTTGCTCCTGCGCCTGAAAGACATTCCGTGGCGACTTCTACGCGAGTCGTTTTATGTCTATTGGACACTCCTCAAGATACTCGTGCCCGCGCTGATTGTCGTCAAGCTGCTGGAAGCCTTGGGCGTCACTCATTGGCTGAGTCTGTTACTGGCGCCGCTAATGTCGTTACTCGGCCTGCCGGATGACATGAGCCTGGTGTGGGCGGCGACGCTTTTGACCAATATCTATACCGGTATGGTGGTATTTTTTGATCTCGCTGGCAACGAACCTCTTAGCATCGCTCAGGTGACCGTGCTCGGCACCCTGCTGGTGGTCGGTCATTCCTTGCCGGTGGAAGGCGCCGTGGCCCGCAAGGCCGGGGTCCCCTGGTGGCTGACTCTGTCCCTGAGAATCGGCGGTGGACTGCTGCTTGGCTGGCTGTTGCATCTGCTTTACGCCAATACCGGCTGGTTGCAGGAAGCCAATCGGGTGGTCTGGCAGCCCGTCCATCGCGATAACAGTCTTTCCGCCTGGGCCTTGAGCCAACTGCAGACGTTGATCACCATCTACTTCGTGATCCTGGCGCTGATGACGCTATTACAATTGTTACGCTGGCTGAGGATCGAACGCCTGCTGCATGCGCTCTTGTTTCCGCTGCTGCGACTGCTGGGCATCAGCAAGGACGGGGCCAATATCACCATCATCGGCATCACTCTGGGCATGAGCTTCGGCGCTGGGCTGCTGCTGCGTGAAGCCCAGTCCGGTCGGCTCGGTCCCCGGGATATCCTGTTGACCCTGAGCTTTCTCGGACTCTGCCATAGCCTGATCGAGGACACTCTGCTGGTGATGCTGCTCGGTGCGGATCTCTCGGGTATCCTCTGGGCGCGATTATTCTTCGCCCTGATCGTGATCGCGCTGATCGCTCGGCTGCCCGGACTGACGAGCGTCCTGGCGCGTAAAACCGAGCGAAGCGAATCATGAACAGCTTCAAGTCATCAGCTGGTCACATTGGCGGGCAATAGAATTCCCAGCAGATCTTGGGCATGACGGGCGCCGTCGAGGCCGAGGGAGGTCAGATAGCCTCCGTCATCCTGAGTGATCAACCCCTTGTCATGAAGACGCCGAGTGGCGGCGATGGCCTCCGGCGCGGCGCTGGAATGCACTTTGATGCCCTCCTGAGTCGTGTTCAGATTGAACAGACAGAGAATCTTCAGCTCTTCCAGCAGTTCCGGGGTATAGGTGGTTCCTGGCATGACGGCCTCTCGATTGATGAAGGACTGTTCAGACCCTAGCTTGCTGCGTGTTGCTTTGCCAGCCTCAACCCGACACCGGCTCAAGATCCGCCTCACAATGGCCGAGTAAATACAGCACGGCGTCGATCCCCAGGGTAGAGATGGATTGGCTGGCTTGCCGACGCACCAGCGGCTTGGCGCGAAAGGCGATGCCGAGTCCGGCGGTGGCAAGCATCTTCAGGTCGTTGGCGCCGTCCCCCACGGCGACGGTCTGTTCCAGATTCAGCCCTTCCCGGTGAGCGATTCGCTCGAGCAGTGCTGCCTTGCGCTCCGCGTCGACGATCGGCTCTCGCACTTCTCCGGTGACTTTGCCATTTGCAACCACCAGCTCGTTGGCATGCACCTCGTCGAAGCCGAGCCGTTCTTGAAGATAACGAGCAAAATAGTTGAAGCCGCCGGAGAGAATCACCGTGCGATAGCCCAGGCGTTTCAGATGAAACATCAGCCGCTCGACGCCATCCATCAACTTCAGATTCTCGGCGATTTCCGTCACTACGGATTCGTCAAGCCCTTCAAGCTTGGCCATGCGCTCGCGAAAGCTTTGCTTGAAATCCAGCTCGCCGCGCATGGCTCGCTCGGTGACCCGGGCAACGTCGTCATAGACGCCATGACGGCGCGCCAGCTCATCGATCACTTCCGCCTTGATCAGAGTGGAATCCATGTCGAAGCACACCAGCCGACGCTTATCCCGCCAGGGTGAGTCCTCTTGAACGGCGATATCCACCCCCTGCTGCTGGCCCAGCGCCAGGGCCTTTTGCCGCAGTATCGCAAGGTCGATCGCGTCGCCGACCAGCCGGTATTCCAGGCAGGCGCCATGATCCTGACTAGTTCGAGGCTCGGAAAGCCATCGGCGCGACTCGATGCTCAGGCCATGCTCGGCGATGAAGGCGTCAACTGCGGCGACAACGTCCTCCGGCAGCCGTGGCGCAAGCAGGATCAGCATCAGGCCCTCGGTCATGACTGCACTTCCAGCTGATCCACTTTCTGGAAGCCTCGGGGCAGCTTGTTGCCGCGCCGCCCGCGGTCGCCGCAGTAATAGTCGAGATCTGCACTCTTCAACGTCAGCTTGCGCTTGCCGGAATGCACCGTTAGCGCAGCGCCTTTCGGTATTACCACCAGATCGCGAAGATATTCCTCGCGGTTCGCGGCTCGCGCGCCGGGAATATCCAGCAGCTTATTGCCCTTGCCTTTGCTCATTTCCTGCAGCTGTTCCAGCGGGAACACCAGCAGCCGCCCTTCGTTGGATACCGCCGCCACTTGGCAAGACGTTTCCTCGGGAATCGGTTGGGGCGGCATCACATTACAGCCCTTGGGCAGGCTCAGCACCGCCTTGCCCGCCTTGTTCTTGCCGGTGAGATCCTCGAGTTTGGCGATAAA
This window encodes:
- a CDS encoding TIGR02647 family protein, whose amino-acid sequence is MPGTTYTPELLEELKILCLFNLNTTQEGIKVHSSAAPEAIAATRRLHDKGLITQDDGGYLTSLGLDGARHAQDLLGILLPANVTS
- a CDS encoding protealysin inhibitor emfourin, producing MSNPDRASKIPPPLTPATVVCLSREGGIAHFPGLAKPRRIVCARLDDAQREDLQRLLATAQQHQEPISSESADRRVIKVLIELKDSGETVWSLQLAEDQAPQELLELWKQIGSNDT
- a CDS encoding nucleoside recognition domain-containing protein; this encodes MSARLLLRLKDIPWRLLRESFYVYWTLLKILVPALIVVKLLEALGVTHWLSLLLAPLMSLLGLPDDMSLVWAATLLTNIYTGMVVFFDLAGNEPLSIAQVTVLGTLLVVGHSLPVEGAVARKAGVPWWLTLSLRIGGGLLLGWLLHLLYANTGWLQEANRVVWQPVHRDNSLSAWALSQLQTLITIYFVILALMTLLQLLRWLRIERLLHALLFPLLRLLGISKDGANITIIGITLGMSFGAGLLLREAQSGRLGPRDILLTLSFLGLCHSLIEDTLLVMLLGADLSGILWARLFFALIVIALIARLPGLTSVLARKTERSES
- the serB gene encoding phosphoserine phosphatase SerB; translation: MTEGLMLILLAPRLPEDVVAAVDAFIAEHGLSIESRRWLSEPRTSQDHGACLEYRLVGDAIDLAILRQKALALGQQQGVDIAVQEDSPWRDKRRLVCFDMDSTLIKAEVIDELARRHGVYDDVARVTERAMRGELDFKQSFRERMAKLEGLDESVVTEIAENLKLMDGVERLMFHLKRLGYRTVILSGGFNYFARYLQERLGFDEVHANELVVANGKVTGEVREPIVDAERKAALLERIAHREGLNLEQTVAVGDGANDLKMLATAGLGIAFRAKPLVRRQASQSISTLGIDAVLYLLGHCEADLEPVSG
- a CDS encoding M4 family metallopeptidase, with amino-acid sequence MTHAAHHFLPPYLLERVASQAEPGLGHLASRTLLVDRHFRSRAETLDLPEASAEEGQPLRYVYTANQEQTLPGKLIRQEGEEETGDITADEAYAGLGATYRFFWDILGRHSIDEVGMALLATVHYGQDYVNAFWNGTQMVFGDGDGELFNRFTIALDIIGHELAHGVIGHEAKLIYQGQSGALNESIADVLGSLVKQYHHEQTVEDADWLVGEGLFTERVNGRALRSMANPGTAYDDRILGKDPQPAHMRDFVVTEEDNGGVHINSGIPNKAFYLAAMALGGNAWDAAGRVWYVTLTDPRLPEDSDFATFAEMTLQQAGHLYGALGREQQAIRDAWRDVGVDV